From Serinicoccus profundi, the proteins below share one genomic window:
- a CDS encoding IclR family transcriptional regulator produces MSRSEEPPRGVQSVDRALDILELLATAGVPLGVTEIARGVGLAPGTAHRLVSGLLARGWVRQESDRRYAVGPAAMRVGDASYRTLGASAAPALRAAVVATGETANLAVLEGQVMVYVAQAPSPHTLRIFAEVGRRVPLHSTAVGKVALAALPPGTWPDVLGRSPLEPRTPHTLTSLGALTTELGRVRDRGFALDDEEQELGVRCVAVPVPVAGLEVAMSVSGPTERMTRERAHEIVPELQRIATTLGDPPR; encoded by the coding sequence ATGAGCCGGAGCGAGGAGCCCCCCCGCGGCGTGCAGTCGGTCGACCGCGCCCTCGACATCCTCGAGCTCCTCGCCACCGCCGGCGTACCCCTCGGGGTGACCGAGATCGCCCGCGGGGTGGGCCTGGCCCCCGGCACCGCGCACCGGCTCGTCTCCGGGCTGCTCGCCCGCGGGTGGGTGCGCCAGGAGTCGGACCGCAGGTATGCCGTCGGTCCCGCCGCGATGCGGGTGGGCGACGCGTCCTACCGCACTTTGGGGGCCTCCGCCGCACCGGCCCTGCGCGCCGCCGTGGTGGCCACCGGGGAGACGGCGAACCTCGCCGTGCTGGAGGGCCAGGTGATGGTCTACGTCGCCCAGGCACCCTCGCCCCACACGCTGAGGATCTTCGCCGAGGTGGGCCGCCGGGTCCCGCTGCACTCGACCGCGGTCGGCAAGGTCGCCCTCGCCGCCCTGCCCCCCGGCACCTGGCCCGACGTGCTGGGGAGGTCGCCGCTCGAGCCGCGGACGCCGCATACCCTCACCAGTCTCGGGGCGCTCACCACCGAGCTCGGCCGGGTGCGCGACCGAGGTTTCGCGCTCGACGACGAGGAGCAGGAGCTCGGCGTGCGGTGCGTGGCCGTGCCGGTGCCCGTCGCCGGGCTCGAGGTCGCCATGTCGGTGAGCGGGCCGACCGAGCGGATGACCCGGGAGCGCGCCCACGAGATCGTCCCCGAGCTGCAACGGATCGCCACGACCCTGGGAGACCCACCACGATGA
- a CDS encoding L-lactate permease has protein sequence MDNLAVLSLLAISPIVVVGVLLAGFRWPAKYAMPVGYVITVVIAVAVWQMRPTAVVAATLEGLIIAVTLLYIVFGALLLLATVISSGAMATIRSGFTAISPDRRVQAIIIGWLFGSFIEGASGFGTPAAVVAPLLLALGFPAMAAVMVGLIIQSTPVSFGAVGTPIIVGVGTGLQGGAGVEERATELGLGYDGLIAEIGFQVAAIHAIAGLLIPLLIAVFLTGFFGERRSFAQGLRVWPFALYASLAMTVPYVLVARFAGPEFPSLLGGLAGLALVMFTSSRGFLMPKDTFDFGPRASWQERWMGTVDTDHLGDLDTRRMGLVRAWAPYVLIAVLLLATRLIEPLTAALRSENPAVTLPFENILGTGISTTWQWLYSPGTVFILTCLITYGLHRMSREQIRTTWAVAGKQILGTGVALLFAVPLVRLLIRSGAEFTDSGLASMPVTLAEGAAAVAGSNWPLVAPWIGALGAFVAGSNTVSNLTFSLFQFATGEEIGVAPESVVAAQALGGAGGNPVAIHNIIAASATVGLLGREGDLIRKTALITAYYCLAAGAISYLWIYGIGFNLGLLQLVLLVALLVGLTVYVHRRERSLAGTGVG, from the coding sequence GTGGACAACTTGGCCGTGCTCAGCCTGTTGGCGATCTCGCCGATCGTGGTCGTGGGGGTGCTGCTCGCCGGATTCCGTTGGCCGGCGAAGTACGCCATGCCCGTGGGCTACGTCATCACCGTCGTCATCGCGGTCGCCGTGTGGCAGATGCGCCCTACCGCAGTGGTCGCCGCCACGCTCGAGGGCCTCATCATCGCGGTGACGCTGCTCTACATCGTCTTCGGTGCCCTGCTCCTGCTCGCCACCGTCATCTCCAGCGGTGCCATGGCCACCATCCGTTCCGGCTTCACCGCGATCTCCCCCGACCGGCGGGTCCAGGCCATCATCATCGGCTGGCTGTTCGGCTCCTTCATCGAGGGCGCCTCCGGCTTCGGGACCCCCGCCGCCGTCGTGGCGCCGCTGCTGCTGGCGCTGGGCTTCCCCGCCATGGCGGCGGTCATGGTCGGGCTGATCATCCAGTCGACGCCGGTCTCCTTCGGCGCCGTCGGCACCCCGATCATCGTCGGGGTGGGCACCGGTCTGCAGGGCGGCGCCGGAGTGGAGGAGCGCGCCACCGAGCTCGGGCTGGGTTATGACGGGCTCATCGCCGAGATCGGCTTCCAGGTGGCGGCGATCCACGCGATCGCCGGACTGCTCATCCCGCTGCTCATCGCGGTCTTCCTCACCGGGTTCTTCGGGGAGCGCCGCAGCTTCGCCCAGGGCCTGCGGGTCTGGCCCTTCGCCCTCTATGCCTCCCTGGCGATGACCGTGCCCTATGTCCTCGTGGCGCGCTTCGCCGGGCCCGAGTTCCCCTCCCTGCTCGGTGGGCTGGCCGGGCTCGCCCTGGTGATGTTCACCTCCTCGCGCGGCTTCCTCATGCCCAAGGACACCTTCGACTTCGGGCCGCGGGCCAGCTGGCAGGAGCGCTGGATGGGCACCGTCGACACCGACCACCTCGGCGACCTCGACACGCGCCGGATGGGCCTGGTGCGGGCCTGGGCTCCCTACGTCCTCATCGCGGTGCTGCTGCTCGCGACGCGGCTCATCGAGCCGCTCACCGCGGCGTTGCGCTCGGAGAACCCTGCGGTGACGCTGCCCTTCGAGAACATCCTGGGCACGGGCATCTCCACGACGTGGCAGTGGCTGTACAGCCCGGGGACGGTCTTCATCCTCACCTGCCTCATCACCTACGGGCTGCACCGCATGAGCAGGGAGCAGATCCGCACGACGTGGGCCGTGGCCGGCAAGCAGATCCTCGGCACCGGGGTGGCGCTGCTCTTCGCGGTACCCCTGGTCCGCCTGCTCATCCGTTCCGGTGCCGAGTTCACCGACTCCGGGCTCGCCTCGATGCCGGTGACGCTGGCCGAGGGAGCGGCTGCGGTGGCCGGCTCCAACTGGCCGCTGGTCGCTCCGTGGATCGGCGCACTGGGGGCCTTCGTCGCCGGGTCCAACACGGTGAGCAACCTGACCTTCTCGCTCTTCCAGTTCGCCACCGGCGAGGAGATCGGGGTGGCTCCGGAGAGCGTCGTGGCGGCCCAGGCCCTCGGCGGGGCGGGCGGCAACCCGGTCGCGATCCACAACATCATCGCCGCCTCGGCCACGGTCGGCCTGCTCGGTCGTGAGGGCGACCTCATCCGCAAGACCGCGCTGATCACCGCCTACTACTGCCTGGCCGCTGGCGCGATCAGCTATCTGTGGATCTACGGCATCGGCTTCAACCTCGGCCTGCTGCAGCTCGTCCTGCTCGTGGCGCTGCTCGTCGGGCTCACCGTCTACGTCCACCGCCGCGAGCGTTCGCTCGCGGGTACCGGGGTCGGCTGA
- a CDS encoding FAD-binding oxidoreductase: MSVEQLLGGVCEVRPATAADSVDGVSPQVVARPASAEETSALLRVCSAHGLAVVVRGHGSKMAWGRAPERVDVVLETGAMDGLVEHSRGDLIATAGAGMPLARLQEVLAEGGHQLVVDDLAAGHGVEGAGSTLGGAVATNLCGPRRLWAGPLRDLVIGVRLVLGDGTIAKAGGKVVKNVAGYDLAKLLTGSYGTLAVITEVTVRLHPLPAETRWIGASVDPRALGTVLHEVVHSQLAPHAVEVRVRPGVRPAVVTMLSGTEAGVSARAEALRESLADLDCPAEVHDAPPPWWGVLLHPGQRAGTPPPPGSRPVLVKATARLSGIPQLVAAVEEVEGTATGSAGVGVLHVALPADGAADRIHRLRAATSGLGGSTVVLDAPPEVKSGLDPDSTWGPVPGLGLMRAVKDQFDPGRILAPGRFVGGL, translated from the coding sequence ATGTCGGTGGAACAGCTGCTCGGCGGCGTCTGCGAGGTCCGCCCGGCGACGGCCGCGGACTCGGTCGACGGCGTGTCCCCCCAGGTGGTGGCCCGCCCGGCCTCCGCGGAGGAGACGTCCGCGCTGCTGCGCGTGTGCTCAGCGCACGGACTCGCCGTGGTGGTGCGTGGTCACGGCAGCAAGATGGCCTGGGGCCGTGCACCCGAGCGGGTCGACGTCGTCCTGGAGACGGGGGCGATGGACGGGCTGGTCGAGCACTCCCGGGGCGACCTCATCGCCACCGCCGGCGCCGGTATGCCGTTGGCCCGCCTCCAGGAGGTGCTCGCCGAGGGCGGCCACCAGCTCGTCGTCGACGACCTCGCCGCGGGGCACGGCGTCGAGGGCGCGGGGTCCACGCTGGGTGGTGCCGTCGCCACCAACCTCTGCGGTCCCCGACGGCTGTGGGCGGGCCCTCTGCGCGACCTCGTCATCGGGGTGCGGCTGGTGCTGGGTGACGGCACCATCGCCAAGGCCGGCGGCAAGGTCGTCAAGAACGTCGCCGGCTACGACCTGGCCAAGCTGCTCACCGGCTCCTACGGCACCCTCGCCGTCATCACCGAGGTGACCGTCCGCCTCCATCCGCTCCCGGCGGAGACCCGCTGGATCGGCGCGTCCGTCGACCCCCGGGCGCTGGGGACGGTCCTCCACGAGGTCGTCCACAGCCAGCTCGCGCCGCACGCCGTCGAGGTCCGGGTCCGCCCCGGCGTGCGGCCGGCCGTCGTGACGATGCTGTCGGGCACCGAGGCCGGGGTGAGCGCCCGCGCCGAGGCCCTGCGCGAGAGCCTGGCCGACCTCGACTGCCCCGCCGAGGTGCACGACGCTCCTCCGCCCTGGTGGGGTGTGCTGCTGCACCCGGGCCAGCGGGCCGGCACCCCGCCGCCCCCGGGCTCGCGCCCGGTGCTGGTCAAGGCCACCGCGCGGTTGAGCGGCATACCCCAGCTCGTCGCAGCCGTCGAGGAGGTGGAGGGCACGGCCACCGGGTCCGCAGGAGTCGGCGTGCTGCACGTCGCCCTGCCTGCCGACGGTGCCGCGGACCGCATCCACCGGCTGCGCGCCGCCACCTCCGGGCTCGGCGGCTCCACCGTCGTGCTGGACGCCCCGCCGGAGGTGAAGTCCGGCCTCGACCCGGACTCGACCTGGGGCCCGGTGCCCGGACTCGGGCTCATGCGGGCCGTGAAGGACCAGTTCGACCCCGGACGGATCCTCGCGCCGGGCCGCTTCGTGGGAGGACTGTGA
- a CDS encoding (Fe-S)-binding protein, producing the protein MTEPESRRTLLGMPRVRSTESEVVADPAFDALRPPDPDLLDDCVHCGFCLTTCPTYQLWGEEMDSPRGRIDQIRAASEGAPLTAATVGHLDACLGCMACVTSCPSGVKYDRILESTRAQVERRVTRPRRDRALRSLIFSLFPYPSRLRMLRGPLRLAQRTGALALVGRTGLVGRVSPELEVMQSLAPPLGPRVEVPERTPAQGTRRAVVGMLTGCVQREFFGDVNAATARVLAAEGCDVIAPARQGCCGALSVHTGREEEGMAFARRLIDTFEDAGVETVVVNSAGCGSTMKEYVHLLADDPAYAERARAFSGRVRDLAEFLVELGPVAARHPVSEGEVTIAYHDACHLRHAQGIVSAPRELLGGIPGVELVEIPDGEICCGSAGVYNILNPEPATELGDRKAASILRTGADLLVTANPGCLMQISQALERGGRPLPFVHTAVVLDASLTGTSLPAAEAQPTPVPASERSRRWT; encoded by the coding sequence ATGACCGAGCCAGAGTCGCGACGCACGCTGCTCGGGATGCCCCGGGTGCGCTCGACCGAGTCCGAGGTGGTGGCCGACCCTGCCTTCGACGCGCTGCGCCCGCCGGACCCGGACCTGCTCGACGACTGCGTGCACTGCGGCTTCTGCCTCACCACCTGCCCCACCTACCAGCTGTGGGGCGAGGAGATGGACAGCCCACGTGGTCGCATCGACCAGATACGCGCCGCCAGCGAGGGAGCCCCCCTGACTGCCGCGACGGTCGGCCACCTCGACGCGTGCCTGGGCTGCATGGCCTGTGTGACGAGCTGCCCCTCGGGGGTGAAGTACGACCGCATCCTGGAGTCGACCCGCGCCCAGGTCGAGCGGCGCGTCACCCGGCCCCGGCGCGACCGCGCGCTGCGCTCGCTGATCTTCTCCCTCTTCCCCTACCCCTCCCGGCTGCGGATGCTCCGGGGCCCGCTGCGGCTGGCGCAGCGCACGGGCGCCCTCGCCCTGGTGGGCCGCACGGGGCTCGTCGGTCGGGTCAGCCCCGAGCTGGAGGTGATGCAGTCGCTGGCGCCACCGCTCGGCCCTCGCGTCGAGGTGCCCGAGCGGACGCCCGCGCAGGGCACCCGGCGCGCCGTCGTCGGGATGCTCACCGGGTGCGTGCAACGGGAGTTCTTCGGTGACGTCAACGCCGCCACGGCCCGCGTGCTGGCCGCCGAGGGCTGCGACGTCATCGCCCCCGCGCGCCAGGGCTGCTGCGGCGCCCTCTCGGTCCACACCGGTCGCGAGGAGGAGGGGATGGCCTTCGCCCGCCGCCTCATCGACACCTTCGAGGACGCCGGGGTCGAGACGGTCGTCGTCAACTCCGCCGGGTGCGGCTCCACGATGAAGGAGTACGTCCACCTCCTGGCCGACGACCCCGCCTACGCCGAGCGGGCCCGCGCCTTCAGCGGTCGCGTCCGGGACCTGGCCGAGTTCCTCGTCGAGCTGGGGCCGGTGGCCGCACGGCACCCGGTGTCGGAGGGGGAGGTGACCATCGCCTACCACGACGCCTGCCACCTGCGGCACGCCCAGGGCATCGTCAGCGCTCCCCGCGAGCTGCTGGGCGGCATACCCGGGGTGGAGCTGGTGGAGATCCCGGACGGGGAGATCTGCTGCGGATCGGCCGGGGTCTACAACATCCTCAACCCCGAGCCGGCCACCGAGCTCGGCGACCGCAAGGCCGCCTCCATCCTGCGCACCGGCGCCGACCTGCTCGTGACGGCCAACCCAGGCTGCCTCATGCAGATCAGCCAGGCGCTGGAGCGCGGCGGCCGCCCGCTGCCTTTCGTGCACACCGCGGTGGTCCTCGACGCGTCCCTCACCGGGACGTCGCTGCCCGCGGCTGAGGCTCAGCCGACCCCGGTACCCGCGAGCGAACGCTCGCGGCGGTGGACGTAG